GGCGCGTTCGCGGGGGCGTCTTCGCTTCAGGGCTCGGCACtgcccggcgcggcggcagcggcggcggtgcctcCGCGCATCCTCCAACGCGAGCTCtccgaggaagaaaaggagcgcgcgagccgcgcgcgcgctccaaTCGCTCTTGACGttcccctcgccgccctgtGGGGCGGCGCGACTGGAAAGCCCTGCTTCGCCCTGCCCCCGGTGCCCGAAagcggcgccgtggagcACGCGAACTTCCTCCGCCTGATCAGATCGTAAGCGCTACCCACAGAAACCTCAAACCCGCctcgagggggggggagggggggggggggggggaaaggaGGCAGCTCGAGTACCAgcgtgcgccgcgaagaaaaaactcGCGGTGGGGCGTAGCGCAAGTCGCACAGGGAGCGGAGACTAGGATGGAGACGCACCGGCCGCAGGGGGAGTCTCGGGGCACAGCAAGAGACGCGAACGCGCTTTCTCGATACGAGGGAAAAGACGCAGGCAcacgggggggagggggaccGGGGACGGGGAAGGTTGATTTCTGTACAATCAGAAGTTGGATGAAAATCGAGAAAACAGCTAGTTTGTGTCAAGAGGCACAGTCGGAGCGCCTTTCGAGGGAGCTATTGCGGACTGCTCGCTTCAACTTCTCCACCATCAGCTACGTCTCGTTTGCTTTTCCAGATTTTCAGGGCTTTTTTCTCGGTGCCTGTTTTTCTCAGCCGACGCGAGGCCAATCAGAGGTGGAAAGTCTCCATGCGTGAAGTGCGTCAGAGAGAGTTCTTTCAAGGTGTCGCAGCGCTTGAGGTAGGCGGAGATCATCTTTTCTTCGTCGCAGCGTCGGACTGCGATTTTCGTCTCCCGGCTGGGTCGCCCTGTGGCGCTTGCATCTGCCTTTCCTCCGTGTATTTTTTGTCTCCTTCTTTCTGCATATTCCGTTCGCGATCATTTCGCGCGTGTtttcgctcgcgtcgccgcaggagtGGCGCGTTCGTGACGGTTTGGATTTTTTTTGTTCCGCGATGCCTCCCGCTTCGGCCGTTGGCGCACGCACATCTCCAGGATCGCCCTCGGGTTCCTGGTTTTCGTGTCCCCACTTCTCGTCTGTTTCCTGGTGtcttttctgcttcctcgtgtGTCTGCAGCAAATTGAACGCATCAACGCCGAGCTCCATTGGCTCGgtctggcggcgcaggcgatcggcgcggctgtcgtcgGCGGTAAGAAAGCAACTCGAATTTTTAAAAAAAACCTCCCCGCTCTGCTGGCCTGCTGAAGCATTTCGCCGCATCTCGTTTCacgtctctcttcctctgtgtgtgttttctcttttccttctttctcgaGCGTCAAACGGCTGTGttgagaagcagctgcagagtaGGATGAAAGCCTTGCTTCCTTCTTGGATTTTGTGCCTCTATGCGTGGAATATATTTGCCTCGCCATTCCTCTGGCGGCCGGGATCGTCTtcgcggggcgggcgggggggggggatcgGATCACGGTTCGAGCCGATCACGGGTGCCCTGTTTGTTCCCTTTGCCTGAGTGCTTGATTGCGCCCGTCGAGAGAAAAGTTTCAAATATTTTCAATTCATTAAGTATATATAATATCACAAATCTAACTATTTCTAAAAGGTGCTGTTTTCAATGTTGTTTGACACCCAGCTTTATAGAAGATTTTTGTGTCTGTTTTCTTGTCTTTCAGCGCGTTCGTCGCCGACTTCGGCGCCGGCTCCCGAaggagcgccgccgtccacggcgcgcccgcccgcgtcgcctcgttcCGCCTCTTTCGGCGCGCTGTTTTTCCCTTCgcaagcggctgcggcttcgtctttggtctctcccgcggctgctgctgccgcgaagAACGAATCCGAGAAGACGCACGAAGCAaagcaggaagaaggcggaaatgcggcgcggagcgagggCAATGACAGCAGAGAGACCGCAGAGGCACAAGCCAAGAAAGCGAAtcacgaagaggaagcgcagaGCGACTTGAAGCCGGAGAGGACGCTGTAAGGCAGCGCGCAGACAGACATGGAGAACGCGACTTCGAGAGGGGAAAAGAGACGAAGGCACTCGCAGACcgtgaagaagcgaagaagtGTAAGAGTGGAGGTTGCGGCGAATCGCACGCTGGAGGGCAagggcagaggaggaaggtgTTGAGAAGTTCGGCCAGGGAGTGGCAATGAAAAGTCAACTTTTTTGATGGTTGCCCCCCAGgtggaggcgaaagcgagtGAGGGGAAGCGTGCAGGAGGTGGAGCGTACGCAGACACCCACGACAGAAAACCAGACAAAagaagcgaggagaaaacAGTGCGAGTCGGGAAAGGAGTTCGAGAGAGGGAACCCAGTGGAGTGTCGGGGTTGTGGCTGCGACTGCATCGTTGGCTTGATTCACGCAGTTTCGTGTTTGTAgtcttctcttttttgcATGGTTTTCGAATTTTTAGATCAAATCGCGCCACTCTCTCGCTGTAGTTGCGTTTTCTTGTGAGACGACACTCCACGGGCTTCTGAGGAGGGCACAACATGATCGTGCGCCTGAGGGCGAGAGAACACAGCTCGCTACTCAGAAGGCGCAGTGACGCAATCATTCCGCAAGAATTCAGTGAGACTGAAACGACGACGACCTGTGCCGTTATTCTGCGTAGGCTTCACATGCGGCTTCTGTTCCTTGCCAGTCATACTGTCAGcgtatatataaatataaaaATACAAATAGAAATAATTATATAATATTCGGCATGCGGGGTGTTAGTAGAGCTCGAAAAAGTGATCGGCTCACGGGTGAAGAACGACGTGGCGCACGGGAAGTCGGAATTTTTCGTGTAGCTTCCGAACACCCTCTTTGCGACACGCGCGGGTACTCTTTTTTGTGTCAAAAAGAGGCATCCCAGCCTGCGCACGACGTTTCAGTGCCACGCTACGCGACTAAAGCTAGGAGGAGATCACGACTTCAAGACAGTGTGGCGCGAGAGGCAAGCGCCTCGAGCTAGGCATGAGACTCGCACGAGACGATCGGCTGCCAGCGAAAGGGTAGTCTCTCCTGTGGCTCTATGCAGTTCAGCGGTGTCAGTTCGTTGCCTCGATCCTGCGAGACTCGGAAAACGGCGTGGGCGCCGACCCGGACGCGGGGTCTGtttctcttccgcgtctgcgccgcagggTCGCGTGGGGAGGGAGGGTGAGGGCTGGCTTTCTGAAGAGTGGTCAAAAAATGAGAAAACTGCGCAGGGTCGTCGATGCGTCGACATACAACGAACGAGGCGGGAGTGACAACCACACCGAACAAGtggcggggcggcgctgctgcatgaACTGTGGAAATAACTGGACACCAAAACAAACGCAAACAAGACACTCTCCCGCTCCAGCAGACACGTTCCCCCGCGCGACTCTCGGTGCGGCCGCAGGAgggccggggggggggggggggggggggggggggggggggggggggggggggggggggcatcCTGCTGCGTGAACCGATTTTCGCTGAGACCCCGAGGAGGCagctcttcgcgtctgcccCCCTCAGCCGAcatgcccccccccccccccccctcgacACACCCCGAGCGAGATCAAACAAAGCGAAATCAAAAAACTTGTGAATACGTGATTCGGAGGACTCGCATCTGTGCGGAAACTACGCGCAAAGGCTTGAGGCGGCAACACGCCCACAAGAAGACACGCCCGTCGCACAAGCATGCAAAGTGAGCAAAGAAAGCGCGACGCGGTTGCCTTCCTCTACGAAGCGGAGACTACTCCTCTTTCGCGTCGGGTACTGAGGACGTCTGCGCTTCATTTTCCGCCGAAGTGCCTGGCAGCCTCTCGTAGCTGAGCGAGACACTGGAGAGCTTCTTCAGGCAcggccggcgcggacggcACAGCAGCAGCCAGACAATCACCGTCCCCAGGGCGCAGGCCAAGGCAATCCACGCCCACTGAAGGCACGCGTCGCAGAGATCGTCACGAAAAGGCATATAAATACCAATGTATATAAATTCATGCAAGGCAGAAACACCATACGAGAAGCACCGACGCGATACACGCGAACAATCGTCACTCGAAAGCCAAGCAACCGTCCACGGTCCACCGCTCTACCTACATGTACATACACatctacacatatatatatgtatgtatatgcgcacttatatatatatatatatatatatatgcctctgtttatatatgcatatatacgtacatatgTGTGCATATACTGTGGAGAAATAcgcgctgtcttctctcgcAAAGTCGCCATCGAGGGAAACCAGAGGCTCGtggctgcgccgtcggcggcgcggacagccactcgcgcctctccacaCAGATATGCAGGAAAGCGCGTTTCTTCTAAACACAGAGGCGTCGTACTTACGATAATCCACTGCGGGCAAGGGTCGTGCGGCTCGAGGCCGTGGAACCATTTGATGGAGAGAAGCGCCTCGGTGCTCACGACTGCCAAGTCGATCCAACACTGAACGCCCATCCGCTTGCAATTCCTGAAAAAGGCGAAAACGCCGCAACCTTGAAACCTAGGGTGTGCACAGGGATGAGGACGAAGGGTACACGAAGCATACCGCATAAGTCAGATGCTCACATATGAAGAAGCACCGCCTACAGAGGGCAAAGATTCACAGTATCTCCAAACCTACCTCTGCTAGAGAAGATAATAATGTCACAAAGACTGGCTAATACTGCTCCAGGAGATAGTGTGAgatggaaatgagctacaattGAGTAAACGAGCTACAGTAGAGTATGTATATACTCTAAGGCAATATTCATGCCAGCTTTACCCGTAGCCACACCTGCAGTACCACCTAGGGTAAACAATCGGATGAAACAAACGGCGGCGTCACACAAGCCTCGCTCTGCCGACGAGGGACAGGCGGAAGGGCCTCGACATCGACACCCGCAGGCCCGCAGACAGCTTCGCGTGCCGTGCACTAAATACTGACATATCCGTGCACGAAAACACGAAAACCTGTGCGCATCCATGGCCGCCGGCAGGTACACATCTACGTGAATCTGCGTCAGGCGCCGTAGGTGCCCAACGCCTCCAAGGGACACGCATCAAAAAATAGTCTTCACGTCGAAGTCTGGATAGATAGAACCTCCTGACTCGTGTCCACACATACGTGCctgtacacatatatgcatatacacacatatatgtatatacatgtatatatatgtaagtGTGTGCACCGGTATATGTGCGGATCTGAATCCCGATACAGAGGCGGGCACCTTAGGAAACGGATGCAGTTGCAGATCTACGGATGCCTCGGCTTCTCCGGGGAGACTCACACATCAGTGATGAACTCGTAGTATTCCCGCGTGCCTGCCGCGGCCATGAACGTCCACAGCGTGATGCGCAGGAGAATGAGCCAGTGCGCGGGCTGCATCCAGAGCTCGGCTTTGAGGAAAAAGACATTCAGATCGAGCATCGTGACCGCCACGCAAAAAAGCAGCAGACTAACGAACGTCGAGGCACTCGAGAAGAGCTGCGGCCAGCGGTATCCAGTCCTGAAAAGAACTCGCAATGCGCGAAACTGAGTCGCAGAgagggcgcgagacgcagaaactCGCGGAAATACAGCCACGCGCCTCAGTAGGCAGCGAGCAGCTGGACGCCGGCAGATGGAATCCACACGCGTCACACACCTACAGGAACCTGTCTACATACCTGTAACAACAgagtgtatgtacatataGGTATGCAGATGTATCTACacgtgtatgtgtatatctaGACATACTAATGTATagtatgtgtgtgtgggaGGCATGAGTGAGAGAGGGGAGTTCGCTGTCGCGTTCAGGCCTCCAGCAGACCGTTTTCGCGCGTTGTCGCGattccccccctccgccgccccccccctcgcgtcTGGCTCACAGTCGCCCGTTCCTTGTCGGTCttgcgcgcgcaggcgtcgcacTTGCTGCACTAACGAAGGCGCACTTAACGATTCTCGTGCCTCACCACTCGTAGGGCGCGAGCTCCCTGAGGGAGCCCGGAACGGCGTCGCAGGTTTTCCGCCGCATGGTTTTCacctctttcttctgcctcgcctcgggcgcctcggcgtgcgccgccgagggctGATCCagcccgccgcgagccccgcgcggaagcagcgcagcCGAGGGCTCCGTCGGCGCGatgcgcggagaggacggcgcggacggcgaaggcagcgcagAAGCGTCGCCTTGCTCCTCAGAGCTATCCCACACGTACTCCTTCATTTGCAGccagcggcagaggcgcaggcccaGGTACAGTCCGAGCAAATTGCACCCGAACACGTCAAGAATCAGCTGAAGAAAGAGAGCGCACCAGACAGAAGGCCCGGGGGCactgcgcgaggcgacgccgcggcggaaagcggaaaacacgaacgagagagaaggaaataACACCCCCAAAGCTAGAGAGCTACACGAAGTCGATGTCTTAGAAACAAGCAAAAGTGAAATACGCAGACTTCCAACGCAAACAGACACCCTGCCTCAGAGGGCTCGTACACAGCGTACGATGCTCCTAAGCGCACTCGCATGCGATGAGCGCTTAGGGTTCAGGGTTTTCTCGCGCTGCCAAGATGAGTGAAAACAGGAATCCATCCATTCTGCTGGAGGCACGCCCGATGCGTAATACGCTCTGTGCAGGAAAAGACCGAAATCCAAGGACTTTCAGCTGTCTAGCAGGCCAGCGCCAACCGAAACCCGCGGGTGGCTGTGGCGAAAATTATAAAATTAGCTTTATAGCGTTACAAATGAATCTAGTTCATAACAAggaatatatatttataaatTATATCTAGGAATTTGAATTATTCCAGATGTATTTTTAGTCGAGGGCTCAAGGAGCGTTATCTGCCTGTGACCACGTCCTCAGCCGCTGAACGAAAGCTGAAAAACTGCGAAAAAAAGTCAGCTTGCaccgcagagaaagaggaaagcTACAAGCTCGCCGTTGACGTACGTGATCCCACCAACACTCCCAGAAGTTCGGGAGAATGTGCCTGAGGGATATTTCCATCCACTCGAAGAGCAGAGAAAGAAtccacagcagccgcgcgtcgcggatgATCAGCGCCTTCACCATCCAGCCGAAAAAGTGCGCCAAAACGAAGACGTCCATGGAATCCTGGGAAACACACAAAAACGAAAATCAGCCCGTAGAGCGACTCAGGGACAGCAGAAAGCAGAGCGCGTCAGCAAGGCCACCAGATGACGAAAGGCGGCGAACCGTAAACCCTAGACAAAACACAGAGACCGTAGAGCTAAAGGCCGCGGGCGTTTGCTAAATCGATCTGCGCTGGGGCAGAAAACTAACAATTCGAATCTTTCATGTGCAGACGGTCGGGGCGACGGCATGCAGAGAGCTAAGAGCCACGATGAACAAAAATACCTTCTCTTGCTCAGCAGCGGAACCCTGTGCGCGGCTCCAGAGCACTGAATTCCGTTGTCGCTCGGTTTGAACGCGAGTGAGAAAACAAAACTGGAAGCCCCCCAGATCAACTCTCTACTCAGGCAAATCGAgcgtcgcagcgccgcggaaacGAGTCCTCTTCGTACCGCGAGTGTGCTGAAGCTGTGGCAGTTTTGTGCGTAGCTCTTCTCAGGCAGAGGCTTCCCCAGTGCTGGGTCGATGTagtgcaggccgcggcgcacatCGTCCAAGTCctgaacagaaaaaaaaaagcggcgcctcgcacaGTGCAGGTGAACAGCtgagacagacgccgcgaggcacacgaagacgacgcgcgcgctctctctgccgtctgccctctttctttctccctctATCTGtttctttccctctctctccttctctccccctctctctcctctctctcctgtctccctctttctctatctttttttcttcgtctctctcccctccctctcttcctttctctttctctatctctttttctttctctctctccccccccccccccccccctctctctctctgcttccccttctctccctctccctctttctttctctctcttgctgtctctttctccttttgctctctctctttctggcTCTCACctggaagagaagaaagacgagcAGCACGAGGTAGAGGACGGAGCAGCCTTTGACGAACCGCCAAAAAATCGGCGAGGGTCGCACCAGCAGACCGTCtggcagctgcagcgtcgcgAAGACAAGGAACATCGACACCGCTGCGATGATGCCGCTGCAAAAAACACGCAGAAGCAGTTCAACACGCTGCACACGACAAATGCAATGGATACACTCCCCACACTCtacataaatatatttaTAAACATGGACAgatgtacacatatatgaGGAATGACTTCAtcgccgacgcgcagaaTGAAGGAGTCTCTAAAggcttcgcggcgcagcagggccCGAGCTCTAGgccgacgcagctgcgcgcgcgtgaaCCCACTTCGCCTGCTGCCTTGTCTTTCTTCGACAAAAAACTAACTCCCAGATGCTGAGAACGCTGCTCATTCTCGAATTCGCGAACCGACCTGGCAATCCGGTATCTCAAGTTTCCAGCTTCCGAGCCAGACGTGACGAACTGCGCGGCAATAAAAATAAGCGCCAGCGAAGTGCATAGCGTGGCGACCGTCTTGGGCctgcagcgaagagaaaaacaggcGCGGACCTCGGTGTTCAGGCTTTACGGTTCCGGCTTTAGGGTTGGGGGCCTCTCGCAAAAATCCAGCAAACCACGCCACGAGAATGCGCACAGGTGCACGACGAAGTGCGATCCGCGCCTCCAATATACACAACATAGTGTAGTATTtttataaatatatatacgtagATGTATATTCTTGGAGATGCATTCCAGACGGGtagtcgcgtctgcgcacgtGCGCAGGAGCACGCCCTGGTGTGTTTAGGGCCGGCGTGGGAGTGTGTGAGTCTGCACCCCGCCACAGATGCagaatatatatttataacCATATCTGAAAATACGGCGCTGCTCTCCGGCTCCACGAGAAAAGACGACTCGATCCCACGCACCGAAATGAAGACGCAGTCCGCACCAGCGTAGCCATACACAAATAGAGAGGatagacacacacacacatggGCGAAAACATATGGAGATATCGGCACATACATATAGAGTTAGGGTCTAGGTATACAGCTACAGGCAGATAGATGGAGGGTAGATGCAAGGAGATTCAGAAAGGTAGATCTCCGTAGAGAGATATAGACAGGAAGGCCGATATATAGACAGATGAATAGATGCATAGAAACATGCATAGATGCAGAAGAAGATATATACACGCAGATATCAAATGTTGTGTGCTTCCTGCTTTGCTTGCAGTCTGTGTGGGTGGTGAGGCGTCTCACCTGTGCAGCCAGCCCTGTTTGAAGAACTCCGGAGCTTgagaggcgcgagcctgCGGCCCGATGTACTCTCGGCTCGGCACAGCCGTCTGCACGCCAACGTGACGCCTGGAAAGCACCATTTCCATGTGAGATCGCGGCGGAGCAGGAAGCCAACTGGGAAAGAAGCGCCGCCTGAGACCGGCGGCAGACggaaagaagacgagggaaTACGTCTCGAAGCAAAGCGCAGCGGGTCTGCGTGGGGACGCGGCACAGGCCGGGAACAAGAAGaacaagaagaaggagaaggagaagaaggaaaggaagaagaaggaaaaggagacgaagggaaaacgaaaaacgagaaagagagcaaacaggcggcagagagaagTGTGTGTACAGTACAGT
The Besnoitia besnoiti strain Bb-Ger1 chromosome VIII, whole genome shotgun sequence genome window above contains:
- a CDS encoding phosphatidyl serine synthase (encoded by transcript BESB_084670), whose protein sequence is MEMVLSRRHVGVQTAVPSREYIGPQARASQAPEFFKQGWLHRPKTVATLCTSLALIFIAAQFVTSGSEAGNLRYRIASGIIAAVSMFLVFATLQLPDGLLVRPSPIFWRFVKGCSVLYLVLLVFLLFQDLDDVRRGLHYIDPALGKPLPEKSYAQNCHSFSTLADSMDVFVLAHFFGWMVKALIIRDARLLWILSLLFEWMEISLRHILPNFWECWWDHLILDVFGCNLLGLYLGLRLCRWLQMKEYVWDSSEEQGDASALPSPSAPSSPRIAPTEPSAALLPRGARGGLDQPSAAHAEAPEARQKKEVKTMRRKTCDAVPGSLRELAPYEWTGYRWPQLFSSASTFVSLLLFCVAVTMLDLNVFFLKAELWMQPAHWLILLRITLWTFMAAAGTREYYEFITDVNCKRMGVQCWIDLAVVSTEALLSIKWFHGLEPHDPCPQWIIWAWIALACALGTVIVWLLLCRPRRPCLKKLSSVSLSYERLPGTSAENEAQTSSVPDAKEE